The Sorex araneus isolate mSorAra2 chromosome 5, mSorAra2.pri, whole genome shotgun sequence genome has a segment encoding these proteins:
- the MANEAL gene encoding glycoprotein endo-alpha-1,2-mannosidase-like protein isoform X2, with translation MITGSPQTIWCLPFWTLPISTISRYGSHGAFYRYKNSMGKSLPLFYIYDSYLTAPEAWAHLLTPTGPHSIRNTPYDGVFIALLVEEGHTHDILAAGFDGMYTYFASNGFSFGSSHQNWKAVKNFCDANNLMFIPSVGPGYIDTSIRPWNNHNTRNRVNGKYYETALQAALTVRPEIVSITSFNEWHEGTQIEKAVPKKTPTRLYLDYLPHQPSLYLELTRRWAEHFIKEKEQWLM, from the exons ATGATAACGGGGAGCCCTCAGACGATCTGGTGCCTGCCATTCTGGACACTGCCCATCAGTACAATATCCAG GTATGGCTCCCATGGTGCGTTTTACCGCTATAAGAACAGCATGGGCAAGAGCCTCCCTCTCTTTTATATCTATGACTCGTATCTGACGGCCCCCGAAGCCTGGGCCCACCTCTTGACACCAACCGGGCCCCACTCCATCCGAAACACCCCCTACGATGGGGTCTTCATAGCGCTGCTGGTGGAGGAGGGCCACACGCATGACATCCTGGCCGCTGGATTCGATGGCATGTACACCTACTTTGCCTCCAACGGTTTCTCCTTTGGCTCCTCTCATCAGAACTGGAAAGCAGTGAAGAACTTCTGTGATGCCAACAACCTCATGTTCATCCCCAGCGTGGGGCCTGGCTACATCGACACCAGCATCCGGCCCTGGAACAACCACAATACGCGGAATCGGGTCAACGGCAAGTACTATGAGACGGCCCTGCAGGCGGCCCTGACGGTGAGGCCCGAGATCGTCTCCATCACCTCTTTCAACGAGTGGCACGAAGGCACCCAGATCGAGAAGGCTGTTCCCAAGAAGACGCCAACGCGTCTGTATCTGGACTACTTGCCTCATCAGCCCAGCCTGTACCTGGAGCTCACTCGCCGCTGGGCGGAGCACTTCATCAAAGAGAAGGAGCAGTGGCTGATGTGA
- the MANEAL gene encoding glycoprotein endo-alpha-1,2-mannosidase-like protein isoform X1 yields the protein MRWGPPQGLEERPAAARSRLPSSSSLQPARAWDAGEAARASGCRRRRVSPRSAARRAGLEGGAPRGRARGPARPAPTAAAPPAGRAPRSGERTVQFPRRGPDPAAQRSARQVLGVSRGRRPARALAAPPAVPLPRASISPPPRSRDHLVCAGCVLGGRARPHCGAEAGRRPGRARRRAAASPGLGPWRGARRASRAGAGSAGAAMARRRRRACIALFLVLLFAFGTLMGLRTLKAPDGLPALGPGLELAPFERRPEAAPAPAARAPAAPAAPPPPPPPPRTAGPGSPPARAPAEAEPAAARSLRVYSDLHAFYYSWYGSPRREGRYVHWDHVMVPHWDPKISASYPRGRHSPPDDLGSSFYPELGPYSSRDPDVLREHMTQLKEAAIGVLVLSWYPPGMADDNGEPSDDLVPAILDTAHQYNIQVAFHIQPYKGRDDVTLHDNIKYIIDTYGSHGAFYRYKNSMGKSLPLFYIYDSYLTAPEAWAHLLTPTGPHSIRNTPYDGVFIALLVEEGHTHDILAAGFDGMYTYFASNGFSFGSSHQNWKAVKNFCDANNLMFIPSVGPGYIDTSIRPWNNHNTRNRVNGKYYETALQAALTVRPEIVSITSFNEWHEGTQIEKAVPKKTPTRLYLDYLPHQPSLYLELTRRWAEHFIKEKEQWLM from the exons ATGCGCTGGGGCCCCCCGCAGGGCCTTGAGGAGCGTCCTGCTGCTGCGCGTTCACgccttccctcttcctccagcctccagccagcCAGGGCCTGGGACGCGGGAGAGGCGGCCCGAGCTTCGGGGTGCCGCCGCCGAAGGGTGAGCCCCAGGTCCGCGGCGAGGCGCGCCGGGCTGGAGGGAGGAGCCCCCCGTGGACGCGCCCGCGGGCCCGCTCGCCCGGCTCCCACCGCTgcggcgccccctgccggccgcgCGCCGCGCTCGGGAGAGCGGACTGTGCAGTTCCCTCGGCGGGGCCCCGACCCGGCTGCCCAGCGGAGCGCGCGGCAGGTCCTCGGCGTGTCCCGCGGCCGGCGGCCGGCCCGGGCCCTCGCGGCGCCCCCCGCggtccccctcccccgcgcctccatctcccctcccccccgctctCGCGACCACTTGGTCTGCGCCGGCTGCGTTCTCGGGGGCCGGGCCCGCCCGCACTGCGGGGCAGAGGCCGGCAGGCGCCCAGGCCGCGCGCGGCGCCGGGCAGCGGCGTCCCCCGGGCTCGGGCCATGGCGCGGCGCGCGGCGCGCtagccgggcgggcgcggggagcgCAGGGGCCGCCATGGCCCGGCGGCGCCGCCGCGCCTGCATCGCGCTCTTCCTGGTGCTGCTCTTCGCCTTCGGCACGCTCATGGGCCTGCGCACGCTCAAGGCGCCCGACGGGCTCCCGGCGCTGGGCCCCGGCCTGGAGCTGGCGCCCTTCGAGCGGCGCCCCGAggcggcccccgcgcccgccgcccgcgcccccgccgcgcccgccgcgccgccgccgccgcccccgccgccgcgcaCCGCGGGGCCCGGGAGCCCCCCGGCGCGGGCCCCCGCCGAGGCCGAGCCCGCCGCGGCGCGCAGCCTGCGCGTCTACTCCGACCTGCACGCCTTCTACTACTCCTGGTACGGGAGCCCGCGGCGCGAGGGCCGCTACGTGCACTGGGACCACGTCATGGTGCCGCACTGGGACCCCAAGATCTCAGCCAGCTACCCGCGCGGCCGCCACAGCCCTCCCGACGACCTGGGCTCCAGCTTCTACCCCGAGCTGGGGCCCTACAGCTCCCGGGACCCCGACGTGCTGCGGGAGCATATGACCCAGCTCAAGGAGGCCGCCATCG GTGTCCTGGTCTTGTCATGGTACCCACCTGGCATGGCTGATGATAACGGGGAGCCCTCAGACGATCTGGTGCCTGCCATTCTGGACACTGCCCATCAGTACAATATCCAG GTGGCCTTTCACATCCAACCCTACAAGGGCCGAGATGACGTCACTCTGCATGATAACATCAAGTACATCATTGACAC GTATGGCTCCCATGGTGCGTTTTACCGCTATAAGAACAGCATGGGCAAGAGCCTCCCTCTCTTTTATATCTATGACTCGTATCTGACGGCCCCCGAAGCCTGGGCCCACCTCTTGACACCAACCGGGCCCCACTCCATCCGAAACACCCCCTACGATGGGGTCTTCATAGCGCTGCTGGTGGAGGAGGGCCACACGCATGACATCCTGGCCGCTGGATTCGATGGCATGTACACCTACTTTGCCTCCAACGGTTTCTCCTTTGGCTCCTCTCATCAGAACTGGAAAGCAGTGAAGAACTTCTGTGATGCCAACAACCTCATGTTCATCCCCAGCGTGGGGCCTGGCTACATCGACACCAGCATCCGGCCCTGGAACAACCACAATACGCGGAATCGGGTCAACGGCAAGTACTATGAGACGGCCCTGCAGGCGGCCCTGACGGTGAGGCCCGAGATCGTCTCCATCACCTCTTTCAACGAGTGGCACGAAGGCACCCAGATCGAGAAGGCTGTTCCCAAGAAGACGCCAACGCGTCTGTATCTGGACTACTTGCCTCATCAGCCCAGCCTGTACCTGGAGCTCACTCGCCGCTGGGCGGAGCACTTCATCAAAGAGAAGGAGCAGTGGCTGATGTGA